ACGCGCGGGCGCCCGCCGCAGCGCGCAGGGGGCTGCCCCTGCCGCGCTATGCGCATGCCCGCTCGTTTCTGCCCTGTTGGGGAAAAGGGCGCGAAAAAAACGCCCTCTTTTGCGCATTTTGACGCGCGTGCTTGTCTTTAAAGTGCTATAATGATACAAGATTTGCATGGTATATTTTAAGAATGTTCAGGAGGATGACCACGTATGCGCCTGCTGTCTCTGAAACCGGAACTCTATACGTTCGATACCTTCGCCGCGTTTGCCAAGGAGTTTCACCTGGGCGCGGGCGATCTGCTCTTTACCAACGCCTTTTTGTATGCGCCGTATATGCAGCCGCTTGATCTGGGGTGCGACGTGCTCTTTCAGGAGCAGTACGGCAAGGGCGAGCCCAACGATCAGATGATCGACGCGGTGCGCGCCGATATGCAGAAGAAGGCGTACAGGCGCATCATCGCCATCGGCGGGGGCACGGTGATCGATATCGCCAAAGTCATCGCCCTGGCGGATGTGACAGACACCCAGGCGCTTTTTGAAGGCAAAATCACGCCCAGGCGCACGGTGGAGCTGGTCATCGTGCCCACCACCTGCGGCACGGGCAGCGAGGTGACCGCGCTGTCTATTGTGGAGATCCGTGCGCTGCACACCAAGCTGGGCCTGCGATCGGACGCGCTGCTGCCCGATCAGGCGGTGCTGATCCCCGAGCTGCTGCGCAGCCTGCCCTATCCCTTCTTTGTCTACAGCTCCATTGACGCGCTGATCCACGCCACCGAGTCCTATGTATCGCCGAACGCCACGCCCTTCACCCGGCTTTTGAGCGTGCAGGCGATGCGCATGATCCTTGGGGGCTACCGCTATATGCTCGATAACGGCGCGGAGGCGCGCGCGGACAAGCTGGACGATTTTTTGCTGGCGTCGCTTTACGCGGGCATTGCCTTTGGCAACGCGGGCGTGGGCGCCGTGCACGCGCTCTCCTACCCGCTGGGCGGCAACTACCACGTGCCCCACGGGGAGTCCAACTACGCCTTTTTTACCGAGGTGTTTCGCACCTACCAGCGTCTGGCCCCGGGCGGCGCGCTGGCAGAGGCCAACCAGATCCTCGCGGATATTTTGGGATGCACGGCGGATGTGGTTTACGAGCAGCTGGAGCAGACGCTTTCCGGCCTGCTTGTGCGCAAGCCGTTGCGCGCCTACGGCATGCGGCGCGAGGAGATCGACGCCTTTACCCAGAGTGTGCTGACGACCCAGCAGCGCCTGCTCAAGACCAGCTACGTGCCGTTGGATGAGGCGCAGATCCGCGCCATCTACGCGGCGCTCTACTGACGCACGGTGGATATGCAGGCCTGCCGGCTGTGCCCGCGCGCATGCGCCGCGCCGCGCAGCGCGGCGCAAGGGTCGGGCTGGTGCGGCATGGGCACGGATCCGGTGGTGGCGCGCGCGGCGCGGCACGATGGGGAGGAGCCCTGCATCAGCGGGGTGCGCGGCTCGGGCGCGGTGTTCTTTGCGGGCTGCACGCTGCAGTGTGTCTTTTGCCAGAACGCGCCCATCAGCCACGGCCGCAGGGGCAAGCGCATCACAAGCGCGCGCCTGGCAGAGATTTTTGACGCGCTGGCCGGGCAGGGGGTGCACAACCTCAACTTGGTGACGGCCACCCACTTTGTGCCCGCGGTGGTCGAGGCGCTTGATATGCGCAGAAACACGCTGCCCGTGGTGTACAACTGCGGGGGCTATGAGATGCGCGAGACCATCGAGGCGCTGCGCGGGCACGTGGACGTCTATCTGCCTGACCTCAAATATCTCGATACGGACCTTGCGGCGCGCTACAGCCACGCGCCCGACTATCCGCAGCGCGCTGCGGAGGCAATCCTGGCGATGTGCGCGCAGGTGGGTCCGCCCCGGCTGGATGTGCGGGGCATGCTGGTGCGCGGGGTGATGGTGCGCCACCTGGTGCTGCCCGGGCATGTGGAAAACAGCCTGCGTGTGCTGGATTGGATGGCTAATCACCTGCGCGGAAGGGCGTATTTGAGCCTGATGGCCCAGTACACGCCCTTGGGCGCGGCGCGCGCCATGCC
Above is a window of Maliibacterium massiliense DNA encoding:
- a CDS encoding 4-hydroxybutyrate dehydrogenase, coding for MRLLSLKPELYTFDTFAAFAKEFHLGAGDLLFTNAFLYAPYMQPLDLGCDVLFQEQYGKGEPNDQMIDAVRADMQKKAYRRIIAIGGGTVIDIAKVIALADVTDTQALFEGKITPRRTVELVIVPTTCGTGSEVTALSIVEIRALHTKLGLRSDALLPDQAVLIPELLRSLPYPFFVYSSIDALIHATESYVSPNATPFTRLLSVQAMRMILGGYRYMLDNGAEARADKLDDFLLASLYAGIAFGNAGVGAVHALSYPLGGNYHVPHGESNYAFFTEVFRTYQRLAPGGALAEANQILADILGCTADVVYEQLEQTLSGLLVRKPLRAYGMRREEIDAFTQSVLTTQQRLLKTSYVPLDEAQIRAIYAALY
- a CDS encoding radical SAM protein, giving the protein MGTDPVVARAARHDGEEPCISGVRGSGAVFFAGCTLQCVFCQNAPISHGRRGKRITSARLAEIFDALAGQGVHNLNLVTATHFVPAVVEALDMRRNTLPVVYNCGGYEMRETIEALRGHVDVYLPDLKYLDTDLAARYSHAPDYPQRAAEAILAMCAQVGPPRLDVRGMLVRGVMVRHLVLPGHVENSLRVLDWMANHLRGRAYLSLMAQYTPLGAARAMPPIDRPLAAAEYQRVLSHLEALGWQDGYTQSLEASGTEMIPDFSLQGV